Within the Candidatus Caldatribacterium sp. genome, the region CCTTTCCGCACTTCTTCCTCCTCAACCCGCTTCACGAGAACTCGATCTCCAAGTGGCTTAATCTTCATGGTGCTTCACCCCTTTCTCTGTAGAGCTTTTTCCGAATCGCGACCCCTATTGTACTCCGTTTAGAGCAAATTGCAAGGGGAGGGCAACATCAGTCAAGGTCAGTTTTTTGACTTTTTGACAAACAAGCTCCGCATTATTTTGCAAAAATGACAAAAATGGCCCCTCCCTATTTGCCAAAAAGTCAAAAGAAAATTCACACCTTCTGAGGAATTTCCTCCCCAAGGTGGTACTCCTCAATCTTCCGGTACAGCGTTCGAAGGCTTATACCGAGGGCCTGGGCAGTTTTCGTCTTGTTGAAGCGATGTGCTCTGAGGGTTTCCCGTATGAGGAGCTTTTCTACCTCCTTCAGGGGAGTGCCAAGACGCACACCGATGATTCCCTCTCGGAAGATATTGCCTCGCCGGATGTGTTCGGGAATATCCTCAGGAGTAATAACGTCACTCTGAGAGAGAATCACTATCCCCTCAAGGGTATTCTTGAGTTCCACCACATTCCCAGGCCAGTCGTACTCGATGAGAATCTTGAGAGCTTCCCGATCGATACGGACGGTTTTCCGCCCCGTCTCCTCGGCAATATCCCTGAGGAATTGGTCCACAAGAAAAGGAATATCCTCCCTCCTTTCTCGCAATGGGGGAATCTCAATCTTTACAACGCTCAAAAAGTAGTAAAGGTCATTCCGGAATGACCCTTGCGCAACCTTTTCCTCAAGGGGGATTTCTGAGGAGGCGACAATGCGGACACTGCCGCTTTTTCCCCCAAAGCGCTGTTCTTCGAGAAACTCGAGAAGCTCGGCCTGCAAGGGCAAGGAAAGGAGGTGAATATCCTCAAAGTACAGCGTTCCCTCTTCGACGCGCTGGATTTCTTCCTGAGGAAAACCCTGAAGGGTAGCCCCACAGAGAATCTTGATGAAGGGCTTCCCTTCTCCAAAGGCGTAGCGGTGGATGGCCCTTGCAACCATCTCTTTTCCCGTTCCCTGTTCACCTACAAGAAGTACCGGACGCTTTACCTGGGAAACCTGGAGAATCAGGTTAAAGATGCGCTGCATCTTTTCTGAAACTCCTGTAATCCCGGCAAAAGAGAAACGGTGCGTGAACTTACGCCGGAGGTCCTTGTTCTCCTCAAGCAGGGCAAGATGTGCATCAGCTCTCCGAACTACCGAGAGAATACGGGAGGGCGTGAAAGGGGGAGAGAGGTACTCGTACACCCCTTTGGCCAGGAACTCTCGAACCCGGGCTGGACTCTCCTCTTTTCCCGTAACGATGATAATCATGTCGGGAAAGTGCTGCTTGACAAAAGCCAAAAGCTCAAAGCTATTCTCGCTCAGAACCCCTTCCTCAACGAGCATGATATCGATTTCTTCTCTATCGAGGCAGTTCAAAGCAAGGCCCCGATTTCGAACAGAAATGACGTAGTACCCCTCGTCTCGCAAGAGGTTCTCCCATCGCTCTCGCAAGAGAGCGTCATCCTCAACGAGGAGAAC harbors:
- a CDS encoding sigma-54-dependent Fis family transcriptional regulator encodes the protein MKSFRKVLLVEDDALLRERWENLLRDEGYYVISVRNRGLALNCLDREEIDIMLVEEGVLSENSFELLAFVKQHFPDMIIIVTGKEESPARVREFLAKGVYEYLSPPFTPSRILSVVRRADAHLALLEENKDLRRKFTHRFSFAGITGVSEKMQRIFNLILQVSQVKRPVLLVGEQGTGKEMVARAIHRYAFGEGKPFIKILCGATLQGFPQEEIQRVEEGTLYFEDIHLLSLPLQAELLEFLEEQRFGGKSGSVRIVASSEIPLEEKVAQGSFRNDLYYFLSVVKIEIPPLRERREDIPFLVDQFLRDIAEETGRKTVRIDREALKILIEYDWPGNVVELKNTLEGIVILSQSDVITPEDIPEHIRRGNIFREGIIGVRLGTPLKEVEKLLIRETLRAHRFNKTKTAQALGISLRTLYRKIEEYHLGEEIPQKV